From Poecile atricapillus isolate bPoeAtr1 chromosome Z, bPoeAtr1.hap1, whole genome shotgun sequence, one genomic window encodes:
- the LOC131573151 gene encoding twinfilin-1 isoform X1, which produces MSHQTGIQASGSVKDIFVGARNGQYRLLKIVIDNEQLVVGSSRRPAGSWEKDYDSFVLPLLEDKQPCYILYRLDSQNAQGYEWIFIAWSPDHSPVRQKMLYAATRATLKKEFGGGHIKDEVFGTVQDDVSLNGYKKYLISQSSPAPLTAAEEELRQIKINEVQADVGVDTKHQTLQGVAFPIAKEAIQALEKLKNKQLNYVQLQIDMKNETIILANTLDTELKDLPKRVPKDAARYHFFLYKHTHEGDYLESIIFIYSMPGYTCSIRERMLYSSCKSPLLEIVETQLWMQIVRKIEIDNGDELTADFLYEEVHPKQHAYKQSFAKPKGPAGKRGIRRLIRGPAETETPSD; this is translated from the exons ATGTCCCACCAGACCGGCATCCAAG CTAGTGGAAGTGTTAAAGACATCTTTGTTGGAGCCAGAAATGGACAAtacaggcttttaaaaatagtcATTGACAATG AGCAGCTTGTTGTGGGATCCTCTAGACGGCCAGCTGGATCATGGGAAAAGGATTATGATTCCTTTGTCCTTCCTCTTCTTGAAGACAAGCAACcatgttatatattatacagATTAGATTCTCAAAATGCTCAAGGATATGAATGGATCTTCATTGCATGGTCACCTGATCACTCTCCT GTTCGTCAAAAAATGTTGTATGCAGCAACCCGAGCAACACTTAAGAAAGAATTTGGAGGTGGCCATATTAAGGATGAAGTATTTGGAACGGTACAg GATGATGTTTCACTGAATggatataaaaaatatttgatatcACAATCCTCCCCTGCACCTTTGACTGCAGCAGAAGAGGAACTTCGACAAATTAAGATTAATGAG GTACAGGCGGATGTTGGTGTAGATACCAAGCATCAAACACTTCAAGGAGTAGCATTCCCCATTGCTAAAGAAGCTATTCAGGCTctagagaaactgaaaaataagcAACTCAATTATGTACAACTG CAAATTgatatgaaaaatgaaactaTTATTTTGGCCAACACTCTTGATACTGAACTTAAGGACTTGCCAAAAAGAGTTCCAAAGGATGCTGCGCGTTACCACTTTTTCCTGTATAAGCACACACATGAAGGAGACTATTTGGAATCCATAA ttttcaTCTACTCTATGCCAGGTTATACCTGTAGTATACGAGAACGAATGCTCTACTCTAGTTGCAAAAGTCCACTGTTAGAAATTGTAGAAACACAGTTGTGGATGCAGATAGTTAGAAAG ATTGAAATAGATAATGGTGATGAGTTAACTGCTGACTTTCTTTATGAAGAAGTACATCCAAAACAACATGCTTACAAACAGAGTTTTGCTAAACCAAAAGGTCCTGCAGGGAAGAGAGGAATACGAAGACTGATTAGAGGTCCAGCAGAGACTGAAACACCTAGTGATTAG
- the LOC131573151 gene encoding twinfilin-1 isoform X2 yields MLVVGSSRRPAGSWEKDYDSFVLPLLEDKQPCYILYRLDSQNAQGYEWIFIAWSPDHSPVRQKMLYAATRATLKKEFGGGHIKDEVFGTVQDDVSLNGYKKYLISQSSPAPLTAAEEELRQIKINEVQADVGVDTKHQTLQGVAFPIAKEAIQALEKLKNKQLNYVQLQIDMKNETIILANTLDTELKDLPKRVPKDAARYHFFLYKHTHEGDYLESIIFIYSMPGYTCSIRERMLYSSCKSPLLEIVETQLWMQIVRKIEIDNGDELTADFLYEEVHPKQHAYKQSFAKPKGPAGKRGIRRLIRGPAETETPSD; encoded by the exons ATG CTTGTTGTGGGATCCTCTAGACGGCCAGCTGGATCATGGGAAAAGGATTATGATTCCTTTGTCCTTCCTCTTCTTGAAGACAAGCAACcatgttatatattatacagATTAGATTCTCAAAATGCTCAAGGATATGAATGGATCTTCATTGCATGGTCACCTGATCACTCTCCT GTTCGTCAAAAAATGTTGTATGCAGCAACCCGAGCAACACTTAAGAAAGAATTTGGAGGTGGCCATATTAAGGATGAAGTATTTGGAACGGTACAg GATGATGTTTCACTGAATggatataaaaaatatttgatatcACAATCCTCCCCTGCACCTTTGACTGCAGCAGAAGAGGAACTTCGACAAATTAAGATTAATGAG GTACAGGCGGATGTTGGTGTAGATACCAAGCATCAAACACTTCAAGGAGTAGCATTCCCCATTGCTAAAGAAGCTATTCAGGCTctagagaaactgaaaaataagcAACTCAATTATGTACAACTG CAAATTgatatgaaaaatgaaactaTTATTTTGGCCAACACTCTTGATACTGAACTTAAGGACTTGCCAAAAAGAGTTCCAAAGGATGCTGCGCGTTACCACTTTTTCCTGTATAAGCACACACATGAAGGAGACTATTTGGAATCCATAA ttttcaTCTACTCTATGCCAGGTTATACCTGTAGTATACGAGAACGAATGCTCTACTCTAGTTGCAAAAGTCCACTGTTAGAAATTGTAGAAACACAGTTGTGGATGCAGATAGTTAGAAAG ATTGAAATAGATAATGGTGATGAGTTAACTGCTGACTTTCTTTATGAAGAAGTACATCCAAAACAACATGCTTACAAACAGAGTTTTGCTAAACCAAAAGGTCCTGCAGGGAAGAGAGGAATACGAAGACTGATTAGAGGTCCAGCAGAGACTGAAACACCTAGTGATTAG
- the LOC131573514 gene encoding interleukin-1 receptor-associated kinase 4-like isoform X3, whose product MGEPVTDSTYVRCLSYGLLRRLAEFIDPQEGWKKLAVDITNPSGESRYSQVHIRRFETFVQMGKSPTCELLYDWGTTNCTVADLVDLLIRNQFLAPASLLLPEAVRMPEEVTLPLSSQETLPIHEKQLPVQEIDVASVKLVLTQSTERQHSESSYLSEEDCSSQSSNTDFQNFLFHDLESITNNFDARPESAGGNKLGEGGFGIVFKGYINGKNVAVKKLIAMVDVSVQDLKQQFEQEINIMAKCQHENLVELLGFSSDGAQPCLVYEYMPNGSLLDRLACLDETPPIPWNMRCKIVQGTANGINFLHENNHIHRDIKSANILLTDTYVPKISDFGLARASVTFTQTVMTERIVGTAAYMAPEALRGEITPKSDIFSFGVVLLEIITGLPPVDEKREPQLLVQQQLQEIKTS is encoded by the exons ATGGGCGAGCCCGTGACGGATTCCACGTACGTCCGCTGCCTGAGCTACGGGCTCTTGAGGCGGCTGGCAGAGTTCATCGACCCGCAGGAAGGGTGGAAGAAACTTGCGGTGGATATAACCAACCCGTCCGGTGAAAGCAGATATAGCCAAGTGCATATAAG GAGATTTGAGACATTTGTACAAATGGGAAAGAGCCCCACATGTGAATTGCTTTATGACTGGGGAACCACAAACTGCACGGTTGCTGATCTTGTGGATCTGCTGATTAGGAATCAGTTCCTAGCACCAGCAAGCCTTTTGCTTCCAG AAGCCGTAAGGATGCCAGAAGAAGTTACATTACCTCTTTCTTCACAGGAAACCTTGCCTATACATGAGAAACAACTACCTGTACAGGAAATAGACGTGGCATCTGTAAAGCTTGTTTTAACTCAGAGTACTGAGAGGCAGCATTCAGAGTCTTCCTACTTAAGTGAAGAAGACTGCAGCTCACAGTCCAGTAACACAG attttcagaattttttgtttcatgaCTTGGAAAGCAttacaaataattttgatgCCCGACCAGAATCAGCTGGAGGTAATAAACTGGGAGAAGGTGGCTTTGGCATTGTGTTCAAAGGCTACATCAATGGCAAAAACGTGGCTGTCAAGAAACTCATTGCT ATGGTTGATGTTAGTGTTCAGGATTTGAAACAGCAGTTTGAGCAAGAAATAAACATAATGGCAAA GTGTCAGCATGAAAATTTAGTAGAATTACTTGGTTTCTCAAGTGACGGTGCTCAGCCATGCCTGGTGTATGAATACATGCCCAACGGTTCATTGCTTGACAGACTTGCTTGTCTG GATGAAACTCCACCAATTCCTTGGAATATGAGATGTAAAATTGTTCAAGGTACAGCAAATGGCATCAACTTTTTGCATGAAAATAATCATATTCACAGAGATATTAAAAG TGCAAATATCTTATTAACTGACACATACGTGCCTAAAATTTCTGACTTTGGCCTTGCAAGAGCATCTGTAACATTCACACAGACAGTCATGACTGAAAGAATTGTTGGAACAGCAGCCTATATGGCACCTGAAGCTCTGCGAGGAGAGATCACACCAAAATCTGATATCTTCAGTTTCGGAGTA GTGTTACTAGAAATAATAACGGGTCTTCCTCCAGTAGATGAAAAGCGGGAGCCACAGTTGCTG gtccaacagcagctccaagagATAAAAACTTCATAA
- the LOC131573514 gene encoding interleukin-1 receptor-associated kinase 4-like isoform X2, which yields MGEPVTDSTYVRCLSYGLLRRLAEFIDPQEGWKKLAVDITNPSGESRYSQVHIRRFETFVQMGKSPTCELLYDWGTTNCTVADLVDLLIRNQFLAPASLLLPEAVRMPEEVTLPLSSQETLPIHEKQLPVQEIDVASVKLVLTQSTERQHSESSYLSEEDCSSQSSNTDFQNFLFHDLESITNNFDARPESAGGNKLGEGGFGIVFKGYINGKNVAVKKLIAMVDVSVQDLKQQFEQEINIMAKCQHENLVELLGFSSDGAQPCLVYEYMPNGSLLDRLACLDETPPIPWNMRCKIVQGTANGINFLHENNHIHRDIKSANILLTDTYVPKISDFGLARASVTFTQTVMTERIVGTAAYMAPEALRGEITPKSDIFSFGVVLLEIITGLPPVDEKREPQLLLSIKDEIEDEEATIEDYVDEKMSDWDVPSIHKMYSIADRCLNDKKNRRPDIKMVQQQLQEIKTS from the exons ATGGGCGAGCCCGTGACGGATTCCACGTACGTCCGCTGCCTGAGCTACGGGCTCTTGAGGCGGCTGGCAGAGTTCATCGACCCGCAGGAAGGGTGGAAGAAACTTGCGGTGGATATAACCAACCCGTCCGGTGAAAGCAGATATAGCCAAGTGCATATAAG GAGATTTGAGACATTTGTACAAATGGGAAAGAGCCCCACATGTGAATTGCTTTATGACTGGGGAACCACAAACTGCACGGTTGCTGATCTTGTGGATCTGCTGATTAGGAATCAGTTCCTAGCACCAGCAAGCCTTTTGCTTCCAG AAGCCGTAAGGATGCCAGAAGAAGTTACATTACCTCTTTCTTCACAGGAAACCTTGCCTATACATGAGAAACAACTACCTGTACAGGAAATAGACGTGGCATCTGTAAAGCTTGTTTTAACTCAGAGTACTGAGAGGCAGCATTCAGAGTCTTCCTACTTAAGTGAAGAAGACTGCAGCTCACAGTCCAGTAACACAG attttcagaattttttgtttcatgaCTTGGAAAGCAttacaaataattttgatgCCCGACCAGAATCAGCTGGAGGTAATAAACTGGGAGAAGGTGGCTTTGGCATTGTGTTCAAAGGCTACATCAATGGCAAAAACGTGGCTGTCAAGAAACTCATTGCT ATGGTTGATGTTAGTGTTCAGGATTTGAAACAGCAGTTTGAGCAAGAAATAAACATAATGGCAAA GTGTCAGCATGAAAATTTAGTAGAATTACTTGGTTTCTCAAGTGACGGTGCTCAGCCATGCCTGGTGTATGAATACATGCCCAACGGTTCATTGCTTGACAGACTTGCTTGTCTG GATGAAACTCCACCAATTCCTTGGAATATGAGATGTAAAATTGTTCAAGGTACAGCAAATGGCATCAACTTTTTGCATGAAAATAATCATATTCACAGAGATATTAAAAG TGCAAATATCTTATTAACTGACACATACGTGCCTAAAATTTCTGACTTTGGCCTTGCAAGAGCATCTGTAACATTCACACAGACAGTCATGACTGAAAGAATTGTTGGAACAGCAGCCTATATGGCACCTGAAGCTCTGCGAGGAGAGATCACACCAAAATCTGATATCTTCAGTTTCGGAGTA GTGTTACTAGAAATAATAACGGGTCTTCCTCCAGTAGATGAAAAGCGGGAGCCACAGTTGCTG TTAAGTATAAAAGACGAAATTGAGGATGAGGAAGCAACTATTGAGGATTATGTTGATGAAAAGATGAGTGACTGGGATGTACCTTCAATTCATAAAATGTATTCAATTGCTGATCGGTGTCTGAATGACAAAAAAAACAGAAGGCCAGACATTAAGATG gtccaacagcagctccaagagATAAAAACTTCATAA
- the LOC131573514 gene encoding interleukin-1 receptor-associated kinase 4-like isoform X1, which translates to MGEPVTDSTYVRCLSYGLLRRLAEFIDPQEGWKKLAVDITNPSGESRYSQVHIRRFETFVQMGKSPTCELLYDWGTTNCTVADLVDLLIRNQFLAPASLLLPEAVRMPEEVTLPLSSQETLPIHEKQLPVQEIDVASVKLVLTQSTERQHSESSYLSEEDCSSQSSNTDFQNFLFHDLESITNNFDARPESAGGNKLGEGGFGIVFKGYINGKNVAVKKLIAMVDVSVQDLKQQFEQEINIMAKCQHENLVELLGFSSDGAQPCLVYEYMPNGSLLDRLACLDETPPIPWNMRCKIVQGTANGINFLHENNHIHRDIKSANILLTDTYVPKISDFGLARASVTFTQTVMTERIVGTAAYMAPEALRGEITPKSDIFSFGVVLLEIITGLPPVDEKREPQLLLSIKDEIEDEEATIEDYVDEKMSDWDVPSIHKMYSIADRCLNDKKNRRPDIKMVCGPSDKRLILGGWVGVSPAYGYCIN; encoded by the exons ATGGGCGAGCCCGTGACGGATTCCACGTACGTCCGCTGCCTGAGCTACGGGCTCTTGAGGCGGCTGGCAGAGTTCATCGACCCGCAGGAAGGGTGGAAGAAACTTGCGGTGGATATAACCAACCCGTCCGGTGAAAGCAGATATAGCCAAGTGCATATAAG GAGATTTGAGACATTTGTACAAATGGGAAAGAGCCCCACATGTGAATTGCTTTATGACTGGGGAACCACAAACTGCACGGTTGCTGATCTTGTGGATCTGCTGATTAGGAATCAGTTCCTAGCACCAGCAAGCCTTTTGCTTCCAG AAGCCGTAAGGATGCCAGAAGAAGTTACATTACCTCTTTCTTCACAGGAAACCTTGCCTATACATGAGAAACAACTACCTGTACAGGAAATAGACGTGGCATCTGTAAAGCTTGTTTTAACTCAGAGTACTGAGAGGCAGCATTCAGAGTCTTCCTACTTAAGTGAAGAAGACTGCAGCTCACAGTCCAGTAACACAG attttcagaattttttgtttcatgaCTTGGAAAGCAttacaaataattttgatgCCCGACCAGAATCAGCTGGAGGTAATAAACTGGGAGAAGGTGGCTTTGGCATTGTGTTCAAAGGCTACATCAATGGCAAAAACGTGGCTGTCAAGAAACTCATTGCT ATGGTTGATGTTAGTGTTCAGGATTTGAAACAGCAGTTTGAGCAAGAAATAAACATAATGGCAAA GTGTCAGCATGAAAATTTAGTAGAATTACTTGGTTTCTCAAGTGACGGTGCTCAGCCATGCCTGGTGTATGAATACATGCCCAACGGTTCATTGCTTGACAGACTTGCTTGTCTG GATGAAACTCCACCAATTCCTTGGAATATGAGATGTAAAATTGTTCAAGGTACAGCAAATGGCATCAACTTTTTGCATGAAAATAATCATATTCACAGAGATATTAAAAG TGCAAATATCTTATTAACTGACACATACGTGCCTAAAATTTCTGACTTTGGCCTTGCAAGAGCATCTGTAACATTCACACAGACAGTCATGACTGAAAGAATTGTTGGAACAGCAGCCTATATGGCACCTGAAGCTCTGCGAGGAGAGATCACACCAAAATCTGATATCTTCAGTTTCGGAGTA GTGTTACTAGAAATAATAACGGGTCTTCCTCCAGTAGATGAAAAGCGGGAGCCACAGTTGCTG TTAAGTATAAAAGACGAAATTGAGGATGAGGAAGCAACTATTGAGGATTATGTTGATGAAAAGATGAGTGACTGGGATGTACCTTCAATTCATAAAATGTATTCAATTGCTGATCGGTGTCTGAATGACAAAAAAAACAGAAGGCCAGACATTAAGATGGTATGTGGTCCTTCAGATAAAAGGcttattttgggggggtgggtgggtgtgtCCCCTGCATATGGTTACTGTATCAATTAA